DNA sequence from the Gordonia polyisoprenivorans genome:
TCCATCAACGCGAACATCGTCGGCACACCCACACACATGGTGGCGCCGTGCGCGACGATCGCGGCCAGCGACTGCTGCGGATGGAAGCCGGGCACCAGGATGAGTCGTGCGCCGACCGTCATCGCCGCGAGGACGGTGCACGTCAGGCCGCCGACGTGATTGAACGGCATGTGCGCGATTACGGCGTCGTCGGGACGTTGCTCGAGGTGAGCGGCCTGCGCACGCGCCGAGGCGAGCAGGCTCGCGTGGGTGAGCATGGCGCCCTTGGGTGCTCCGGTGGTACCCGAGGTGTAGAGCAGCACCGCGGGCGTGAGGATCGGAACCGGCTCCCACTCGCCGTCGACGTCGGGTGCGGAATCGATGAGGTGCTGCCAGGTGCGGCTGGTCGAGAAACCCGCACCGTGCAGGAAGACGTAGTGGTTCACCCCGGGCAGGCGTTTGCGGAAATCGTCGAGGAAGGAGACGAAATCGAAGCCGTGGTGTTCGGCGGCGCAGATGAGCACCGTCGCCCCGGACTCGTTGAGCATGTAGTCGAGTTCGGCCTCGCGGTAGAGGACGTTGAGCGCCACCACGGTCGCGCCGACCCGGGTGGCGCCGATCAGCGTGATGATCCACTCCGCGCAGTTCGGAGCCGCGAGCGCCACCCGGTCGCCCGGGCCGACGCCGATGGTCTGCAACGCGCGGGCCAGTTGGTCGGCGGTGTCGCGGACCTGCGCGTACGACCACGTGCCCTCGGGCGTGACGAGGAACGGGGCGTCGGGGGTGCGGGCGACGGCGTCGTCCATGAGCGTCGGGATCGTCGGTGCTGTACTGATCGGGTCGGTCATGGAGACTCCGTGGTCGGCGATGGCGCGTCGGTGAACGCGCCTACGCCGATGATGCCGGAAGCCGGTGGCGGAGTCGCCGGATTGGCGATGCGGCCGATCGGTATGACAATTCCGCCGGATTCCGGGTGTCATGTCATACGGATCGGCGCGCGCCGGGTCTACCGCCTGCGGATGTCGATGGGCAGGCCGTCGGCGGGGGTGGGGCCGGTGCCGTATTCGAGATCGAGACGGTAGTCGGCGGGAACGGTCCACTCGAAGCGCAGCAGCATCTGGTGCAGGATCGACTTCACTTCCATCCCACCGAAATACAGGCCGATGCACTTGTGTGCGCCGCCGCCGAAGGGGGACCAGGCGAAGCGGTGCACCTTGTCTTCGCGGCGTTCCGGGGAGAACCGTCCGGGATCCCACTTGGTGGGCTCGGGCCACCATTCCTCGCGCAGCATCGTCGCCCACGGGTGGATCGCGATGATGGTGCCCGCCGGCACGAAGTGGCCGAGGATGTCGGTGTCGGCGATGGCTTTTCGGAACAACATGCCGACCGGGGCGTTGATGCGCAAGGTCTCCTTGAACGCGAGATCCATGCTGGGCAGCGCGTCCTGGTCGTCGTAGTCGAGGGTGTCCTTGCCCAGGGCCAGCGATTCGTCCCGAAGTCGTTGCTGCCATTCCGGATTGCGGCCCAGGTAGTGCGTCATCATCGACAGCGCGATGGTCGAGGTGTCGTGGGCGGCCATCATGACGAAGATCATGTGGTTCACGACGTCCTCGTCGGAGAAGGTGTTGCCCTCGTCGTCCTCGCTGTGGCACAGCACCGAGAACAGGTCGTCGCCGTTGCCTGCGCGCCGGGCGGGGATCTCGGAGCGGAAGTACTCCTGCAGCAACTCACGCCCGCGCAGGCCGCGCGCCCAGGTGAAGTTTCCGACGTCGGACCGGATGAGCGCCTGCCCACCGCGGACCGCGGCTTCGAAGGCCTGCTCGAGGCGTTGATTCTCGTCGGCGGCCAGGGTTGAGCCGACGAACACCTCCGACGCCAGTGACAGCAACAGTTCCTTGGTCTGGGTGTACAT
Encoded proteins:
- a CDS encoding class I adenylate-forming enzyme family protein, producing MTDPISTAPTIPTLMDDAVARTPDAPFLVTPEGTWSYAQVRDTADQLARALQTIGVGPGDRVALAAPNCAEWIITLIGATRVGATVVALNVLYREAELDYMLNESGATVLICAAEHHGFDFVSFLDDFRKRLPGVNHYVFLHGAGFSTSRTWQHLIDSAPDVDGEWEPVPILTPAVLLYTSGTTGAPKGAMLTHASLLASARAQAAHLEQRPDDAVIAHMPFNHVGGLTCTVLAAMTVGARLILVPGFHPQQSLAAIVAHGATMCVGVPTMFALMEAEPTFADADLSRVRTCVIGGSNVDPALGRRVIDAFPGARLANLYGLSETSGGCIISAEGDDLDTLVETLGVAIGDFRARVVDADDNEVETGADGELQIAGDCVAAGYWQRPDATTDAFGTDGWLRTGDMATARPDGHIVLRGRRKEMYAAATTCIPRRSRTC
- a CDS encoding cytochrome P450; translated protein: MPTVAKRFQKALATATSVYPRPTKVLAEPPAGSGLKPVLGDAGLPFFGNTFEALADPLGSAMERFEKYGPVSWSGSLNMDMVTLVGPEAIECAWMNREKAFSSEEGWEPLIGPFFRRGVMLLDFGEHMHHRRIMQQAFAKPRLTRYLDLMTPHIEKTLANWDVGRGFPMYTQTKELLLSLASEVFVGSTLAADENQRLEQAFEAAVRGGQALIRSDVGNFTWARGLRGRELLQEYFRSEIPARRAGNGDDLFSVLCHSEDDEGNTFSDEDVVNHMIFVMMAAHDTSTIALSMMTHYLGRNPEWQQRLRDESLALGKDTLDYDDQDALPSMDLAFKETLRINAPVGMLFRKAIADTDILGHFVPAGTIIAIHPWATMLREEWWPEPTKWDPGRFSPERREDKVHRFAWSPFGGGAHKCIGLYFGGMEVKSILHQMLLRFEWTVPADYRLDLEYGTGPTPADGLPIDIRRR